In Cotesia glomerata isolate CgM1 linkage group LG1, MPM_Cglom_v2.3, whole genome shotgun sequence, one genomic interval encodes:
- the LOC123268033 gene encoding protein takeout-like: MKIVYILIFLGFVWESTCQDPRVLRVRQTNPGDNEPNFVTPEYILPCSRSDPQIEVCIQKAFNHLKPYLVKGIPELELPPIEPLVIPQLGMENGQGAVRVRALFTNITTLGSGNYTVSKVRADLRNLRVDLQLSIPKIEIKGNYDVNGKVLLFPIQSHGDFWALFGNVEAIARVQGVEELKNGVRYMRIARLLIDFSLGSARFRVHDRLMGNNVIGQAMNQFLNQHAREIIEEMRPAASASIAEHFMSFLNTAFTKVPLKVWLHDT; the protein is encoded by the exons ATGAAGATTGTTTacattcttatttttttgggATTCGTTTGGGAATCTACGTGCCAAGATCCTAGAGTGCTTCGCGTACGTCAAACAAATCCAGGTGACAATGAGCCAAATTTTGTTACAC CTGAATACATCCTGCCATGTAGTAGAAGTGACCCGCAGATTGAGGTTTGCATTCAGAAGGCATTTAATCACTTGAAGCCGTACTTGGTTAAAG GTATCCCGGAATTGGAATTGCCACCAATTGAACCATTAGTAATTCCGCAACTAGGGATGGAAAATGGCCAGGGGGCAGTTCGGGTTAGAGCGCTATTCACCAACATAACAACTTTAGGATCCGGGAACTATACTGTCAGCAAAGTGCGCGCTGATTTGCGCAACCTGAGAGTCGATTTGCAGCTCAGTATCCCAAAAATAGAGATAAAAGGAAACTATGACGTAAACGGAAAAGTTCTTCTCTTCCCGATTCAGAGTCACGGCGACTTTTGGGCTCTCTTTG GTAATGTTGAGGCAATCGCAAGAGTTCAGGGAGTCGAAGAACTGAAAAATGGAGTCAGGTACATGAGGATAGCTCGTCTCTTGATCGATTTCAGCTTGGGAAGCGCACGGTTCCGCGTGCACGACCGTCTTATGGGAAATAACGTGATTGGGCAAGCAATGAATCAATTCCTTAATCAGCATGCAAGGGAGATTATTGAAGAAATGAGACCAGCAGCCAGCGCCAGTATTGCTGAACACTTTATGTCTTTCCTTAACACTGCATTTACGAAAGTTCCACTTAAGGTTTGGCTTCACGACACGTAA